Genomic segment of Yoonia sp. R2331:
AGCAATGAACAGCGTTCGGCGGAAGGTTTCATCGAACAACCCACCTAGAATCACGCCAATCACCAACGGTGCAATGGGGTATTTCATCATGTTCAGGAAATAGGCCACCAGCCCCACGCCCAACATCAGATAAAGGTCATTGATCCCGCCGCCCACACTGAACGATCCGATGGTCGTCAGCACCATCACGATTGGCAGAAACACGGTCTGCGGGATCCGCAGGATCTTGATAAAGATCCGCGCCGTGAAAAGCCCCATCAGGAACATGGTGAATGACGCCATGACCATGATCGCCACCACCCGCAGGATGATCTCGGGGTCGATGGTCGGACCCGGAATGATATTGTTGATCTTGAATGCCCCCATCAGCGCGGCCGCTGGAGGCGATCCGGGAATGCCCAGCACCAATAAGGGGATCAGCGCGCCGCCGATGCAAGCATTGTTGGCGGTTTCCGAAGACAGCAACCCTTCCAGACTGCCTTTGCCAAATTTATGGCCCTCTTTACTGACCGATTTGCCGACGCCATAGCTGACCCAGCCAGCGACATCCTCGCCCACACCGGGGAGTGCGCCAACACCTGTGCCAATCACGCCAGAGCGGCTGATTGTCGGCATGTACTTTTTGACCGTGCGCAGGTTCGGCACGATGCGGCCCTGAAGTTGCACCAGTTGGCCGACTTTGACATGGCGCAACCCGTCGATGATCTGGGGCACCGCAAATGCCCCCATCAGTACCGGCACAACCTGAAAACCGCTCAAAAGATAGGGCCAGTCAAACGTATAGCGCGGCTCTGACAGCAGCGGATCAAGCCCGACCATGGCCATCGCAAGCCCAATCAGACCGGCAATCCACCCTTTGATCACCAGATCCTCGGACATCAGCGTTCCAGACAGGAGAATTCCGAAAAGCGCCAGCATGGCCTTCTCCGGGCTTGCGATGTTCTTTGAAATCAGCAGCAGTACCCAGACAAAGATCAGTAGGGCAAATGTCCCGATCAGCGTCCCGATAAAGCTGGCAGTTGTAGTCAGGCCCAATGCCTCACCGCCCCGTCCTGCCTTGGCCAGTGGATGCCCGTCCATCGCCGTCGCGGCGCTTGCCGCCGTGCCCGGAATGTTCAGCAGGATTGACGGATAAGACCCACCATAGATCGCGCCGACATAGGCCCCCAGCAAGGCAATCAACGAATAATCCAGCGGGATCTTGTTGCCGAAAAAGCCGGTCAGGATCGTCACAGCCAGCGTCGCGGTCAGCCCCGGCAAGGCACCAAAGACGATGCCCAGAAAAACCGAAACGATCAGATAAATGTAAGTGATCGGGTCGCTGACCAGCGCATAGAAAGCACCACCAAACCCGCCAAGTTGAGAAAGGACAAAATCCATCAATCCCTCCAAAGCGGACGTAGTGTTACGTAATAGTGGTATTCGATCTGGCTAAAGATCAGGCCGCCCCGGTTCGGCACGTTTTGGCGGAATCCAAAGGCCATCGCGCAAACCAGCACCAAGGGAGAAATCACCGCGATCCACAGGGTGGCCTTGGCAATCTTGTCGCGCGGCCCGCGCCAGAGGCTCAACGCGATCAATCCAACCCATGCGGCCAGCGTGATCCAATCGTCGTCATGCGGTTGACCCCATTCAGCCTGCGGAAAGTGGGCGATCAACGCATAGGCTGCAGGCACAACAACAAAGACGGCCGCAATCACCATGCGCCTGACAACGCCCCCGTGAAAGCCCCAGATCAGCGCGGTGATCAACAGCCCACTGCCCAGCACGAAATCGACGCGCGGCACGAGGCCGAAAATGTAGAAGGCCAGGATCACGGCGATGGTACTGAACCGGATCGCCTCTTCCCGGTCCCAGCCGATGCCTGCCGCGCTTAACGCATCGGCCGCTCCGCCTTCGCGGATCGCGATACCCAACAGCACAAATCCAAGAACCAGCAATGCGGCGAAGATGCCCAATGGCACGATGGCAGCGGATTCATACCAGTTGATACCTGCCACACCGGCGTTGTTCTGACCCCAAAGTGGGATATCGAAAGTCCGCCACAGAAAGAAGACTGAGACCGCGATCAGGACACATGCGCCCCAAAAGTCCCTCGCCCTCAGGATGGCCTTGTCCTGCTCCACGTCGCGCCCTCCCCGGCGGTCATATCGTGACGACGGGGCGCAAAAGCGCCCCGTCATTTAAGCGTGATGGCGTCGCGCTTACGGCTTTTCGATACCCAGGCTCATCGGATCAACATCGATCGCGCCAAGCTCTTGCAGCGTATAGGCAAAGTTGGCTTCCAGCGTGCTGAACAGCGCCTGCGCTTCTTCGCCGGACTGGCCACCGATGTCATAGTTGTTGGCCGCAGCCCATTCCGCCACGGTGTCGCCCGCCATCGCCGCGTCAAAGGCGTCCGTCAATGCGGCCTTGACGTCGTCGCTTGCAGAGTTGTGCACAGCAAAGCCAATCGCCTGCTTAAGCGGCAGATACTTGTCCAACCCGTCAAAGCTGTCGAACGCGCTTGGCACGGTCATGCCTGCAATGTCGGCGGTTTCCGGCACCAGCATTGCCAACGGCTTCAACTGACCACCTTCAATCAGCGGCGCCTGTTCTGCCAGCGAGGTCACGACCAGTGCAACTTCACCAGCAATAGCGGCTTCCTGACCGGGGGCAGAGCCTTTGTAAGGGACAAACTTGAACTCAGCGCCCGACCCATTCTGGATTGCCAGCAGGTTCAGGTGGTGGATCGAACCTGCACCAGACGCTGCCGCAGGGATCGTGCCCGGTGCGGCTTTTGCAGCTTCAACCAGCTCTTCAATCGTGTTGTAGGGGCTGTCCGCCGGGACAGAGATCAGGTCAGGCGAGCCGCCAACAATGAAGGGATACCAAAAGTCGAACTTCTTGTCCCAGCCACCCTGAACGGCGGCTGTCACGTTGGACTCGGACAGACCGACCAGCGTGTAGCCATCATCGGGCTGGTTCATGACATAGACCATACCATTCGATCCAGCGACACCGCCGGTCTGGTTGATCACATTGATCGACACCGGCAGATGCTTTTCCATCTCGGCCATAATCATGCGATTGATCGTGTCTGTGCCGCCACCAGCACCCCAAACCACTGCGGTGGTGATGTCGCGGAATGGGTAGTCCTGTGCCGCAGCCCCGGACGCCAGGCCCGTCATCATCGCAGCGATTCCCGCCAGCGTTTTCAGATTAAATTTCATTGTTTGCGGTCCTCCCAGACTCAATGCGTTTATTGTTGCACTTTTTTACGTATGCATTAATTAATGCGCTGTCAACTTATTGATGCCGGGGCACGCAAATTGTGCCATGCAGGATGAAAAGGATGCAGGGCAGGATGAAAAAGAACTTTGAGATTGCGGTCTTTAACGGGGACGGGATCGGCCCTGAAATCATGGGGCCAACAGTCGAGATCCTGAAAAAGATGGCGGATGCGTCAGACGCATATGACCTGTCTTTTGTGAACGCGCCCGCCGGGGCCGAACATTACGCCAAAACCGGCGAATCGCTGCCAGCTGCCTCGATGGACACCGCCCGCAACGCTGACGCAATCCTGCTTTCCGCCATGGGCTTGCCCTCTGTGCGTTATGATGACGGCACCGAAATCTCGCCCCAGATTGACCTGCGCAAAGAACTTGTGCTGTTCGCAGGCGTTCGCCCCGTTACCATCCGCCCCGGCCAGCGCACGCCGCTGGACATGCCTGCAGACAAGTCGGTCGATTTCGTCCTGATCCGCGAAAGCACTGAGGGTCTGTTCCATACCCAAGGCAAAGGCGAAGTGACCAAGAACGAAGCGCGCGAGACGCTGCTGATCACCCGCGACATCTCTGAAAAGCTGTTCAAGTTCACGTTCAACCTTGCCAACGACCGCAAGAAACAAGGCCGCGGTCCGGGTCGGGTCACCTGTGTGGACAAGGCCAATGTGTTCCGTTCCTTTGCGTTTTTCCGGGACATCTTTGATGCCGAAGCCGCAAAACACCCCGACCTAACAGCCGACCACGCCTATGTGGACGCCACCGCCCTGTGGATGGTGATGAAACCTTGGGACTTTGACGTGCTCGTGACGGAAAACATGTTCGGTGACATCCTGTCTGATCTGGGTGCCGGTCTGATGGGCGGGCTGGGTCTTGCCCCCTCTGCCGACATCGGCCTTGAAAACGCGGTGTTCCAGCCCTGCCACGGCTCTGCCCCGGATATAGCTGGCCAAGGGCTGGCGAACCCCCACGCCATGATCCTGTCAGCTGCGATGATGCTCGATTGGCTGGGCCTCAAGCATGACATCCCTGCCATGACCCGCGACGGCACCCGCCTGCGTGAAAGCGTCGAACAGGTGGTTGCCGAAGGCCGGGTGCTGACCCGTGATCTGGGCGGCACCGCTGGCACGGCAGAAGCTGCACAGGCCGTCACCGATA
This window contains:
- a CDS encoding tripartite tricarboxylate transporter permease, with the translated sequence MDFVLSQLGGFGGAFYALVSDPITYIYLIVSVFLGIVFGALPGLTATLAVTILTGFFGNKIPLDYSLIALLGAYVGAIYGGSYPSILLNIPGTAASAATAMDGHPLAKAGRGGEALGLTTTASFIGTLIGTFALLIFVWVLLLISKNIASPEKAMLALFGILLSGTLMSEDLVIKGWIAGLIGLAMAMVGLDPLLSEPRYTFDWPYLLSGFQVVPVLMGAFAVPQIIDGLRHVKVGQLVQLQGRIVPNLRTVKKYMPTISRSGVIGTGVGALPGVGEDVAGWVSYGVGKSVSKEGHKFGKGSLEGLLSSETANNACIGGALIPLLVLGIPGSPPAAALMGAFKINNIIPGPTIDPEIILRVVAIMVMASFTMFLMGLFTARIFIKILRIPQTVFLPIVMVLTTIGSFSVGGGINDLYLMLGVGLVAYFLNMMKYPIAPLVIGVILGGLFDETFRRTLFIADGDLSAFISRPGAAILLALNVALILSQIGAVKRGFARLIRRPA
- a CDS encoding Bug family tripartite tricarboxylate transporter substrate binding protein, with the protein product MKFNLKTLAGIAAMMTGLASGAAAQDYPFRDITTAVVWGAGGGTDTINRMIMAEMEKHLPVSINVINQTGGVAGSNGMVYVMNQPDDGYTLVGLSESNVTAAVQGGWDKKFDFWYPFIVGGSPDLISVPADSPYNTIEELVEAAKAAPGTIPAAASGAGSIHHLNLLAIQNGSGAEFKFVPYKGSAPGQEAAIAGEVALVVTSLAEQAPLIEGGQLKPLAMLVPETADIAGMTVPSAFDSFDGLDKYLPLKQAIGFAVHNSASDDVKAALTDAFDAAMAGDTVAEWAAANNYDIGGQSGEEAQALFSTLEANFAYTLQELGAIDVDPMSLGIEKP
- a CDS encoding isocitrate/isopropylmalate dehydrogenase family protein → MKKNFEIAVFNGDGIGPEIMGPTVEILKKMADASDAYDLSFVNAPAGAEHYAKTGESLPAASMDTARNADAILLSAMGLPSVRYDDGTEISPQIDLRKELVLFAGVRPVTIRPGQRTPLDMPADKSVDFVLIRESTEGLFHTQGKGEVTKNEARETLLITRDISEKLFKFTFNLANDRKKQGRGPGRVTCVDKANVFRSFAFFRDIFDAEAAKHPDLTADHAYVDATALWMVMKPWDFDVLVTENMFGDILSDLGAGLMGGLGLAPSADIGLENAVFQPCHGSAPDIAGQGLANPHAMILSAAMMLDWLGLKHDIPAMTRDGTRLRESVEQVVAEGRVLTRDLGGTAGTAEAAQAVTDTLFVA